A portion of the Blautia hansenii DSM 20583 genome contains these proteins:
- a CDS encoding pyrimidine-nucleoside phosphorylase, with protein MRMYDLIMKKRNGEALTKEEIQYMITEYVDGKIPDYQMSAFLMAVYFKGMNEEETLAMTQAVAHSGDMVDLSGIEGMKVDKHSTGGVGDKTTLVIAPIVASCGVKVAKMSGRGLGHTGGTVDKMEAIPGMRTSLDREEFFDVVNKTGLSVIGQSGNLAPADKKLYALRDVTATVDSIPLIAVSIMSKKLAAGNDGILLDVKTGSGAFMKTVEDSIALAKEMVSIGENAGKKMAALITNMDIPLGHNIGNSLEVIEAVETLKGKGPADLTEVCLQLASNMLYLAGKGTEEACRALAENAIRSGAALERLVAMVEAQGGDSEVILNPEKFEKAPYVYEVKAEKDGYITHIDAEGCGIASAMLGAGRETKESEIDYTAGIILHKKTGEKVEKGDVLAALYTSKEELFEAAAEKYKKSIFIEEEAPKKEPLVYARVTPKGIEKY; from the coding sequence ATGAGAATGTATGATTTAATCATGAAGAAAAGAAATGGGGAAGCGCTGACAAAAGAAGAAATCCAATACATGATTACCGAATATGTAGACGGAAAAATTCCGGATTATCAGATGTCGGCATTTTTGATGGCAGTTTATTTTAAAGGAATGAACGAGGAAGAAACTCTGGCAATGACACAGGCGGTAGCGCATTCCGGTGATATGGTGGACTTATCCGGTATTGAAGGAATGAAGGTAGACAAACATTCTACCGGAGGCGTAGGAGATAAAACAACACTGGTTATTGCTCCTATTGTAGCTTCCTGTGGAGTAAAGGTGGCTAAGATGTCAGGGCGAGGATTAGGTCATACCGGCGGAACTGTGGACAAGATGGAAGCAATTCCGGGAATGCGAACCTCTTTAGACAGAGAAGAATTTTTTGATGTGGTGAATAAAACAGGTCTTTCCGTTATCGGACAGTCGGGAAATCTGGCTCCTGCGGATAAAAAGCTGTATGCCCTTCGGGATGTAACGGCAACAGTAGACAGTATTCCGCTCATTGCAGTGTCAATTATGAGTAAGAAGCTGGCTGCAGGAAATGACGGTATTCTCTTAGACGTAAAAACAGGAAGCGGAGCTTTTATGAAAACCGTGGAGGACTCCATTGCATTGGCGAAGGAAATGGTATCTATCGGAGAAAACGCAGGAAAGAAAATGGCTGCGTTGATTACGAATATGGACATTCCTTTAGGTCACAATATTGGAAACAGCCTTGAGGTAATCGAGGCTGTGGAAACTTTAAAAGGAAAAGGTCCGGCGGATTTAACAGAGGTGTGCTTGCAGTTGGCTTCCAATATGCTTTATCTTGCAGGAAAGGGTACAGAGGAAGCATGCAGAGCTTTGGCTGAGAATGCAATAAGAAGCGGTGCGGCTCTGGAACGTCTGGTAGCTATGGTAGAAGCGCAGGGCGGTGACTCGGAAGTTATCTTAAACCCTGAGAAGTTTGAAAAAGCGCCTTATGTCTATGAAGTAAAGGCAGAAAAAGACGGCTATATTACGCACATTGATGCAGAGGGCTGTGGAATTGCATCTGCCATGTTAGGCGCTGGCAGAGAGACAAAGGAAAGTGAAATTGACTATACTGCGGGTATTATTTTACATAAGAAGACCGGAGAAAAAGTAGAAAAAGGCGATGTTCTTGCTGCGCTCTATACATCAAAGGAAGAATTATTTGAAGCAGCGGCAGAAAAGTATAAAAAATCTATTTTCATAGAAGAGGAAGCGCCCAAGAAGGAACCTCTGGTTTATGCCAGAGTTACTCCGAAAGGAATAGAAAAATATTAA
- a CDS encoding DUF5711 family protein, translated as MNVKKHTSENNKVIQLYKNKWNRKWFIPLGILIFILMVILGIKYHVYHNYRTLASSGNEDTQSSGYIPLGDRLLKYGDDGAYLLSQSHEILWNYTFEMSNPSADVRGEKAVIYDKKGTKMFVLDKNKPISDMETKFPILQAEITEKGSVAAVLQDGEKTWINYYASDGSVIAENQTRIENPGYPLDMTVSPGGENIAVSFLMVENSRLISKVIFYNFGDAGQNKEDNIVAEYQYENIVIPQIIYLDNTTAVAFGDNGYSIFKGIENPKEEVKETIEEEIVSTFHNEKYFGLVLKGTGKKEGYMMQLYSPSGKKMFSEKFEHEYQSIDISKEMIILCDGSKVRMYNLKGILKFDGIIGEGAVKNVFQMSSKRYMVISENGIHTISLK; from the coding sequence ATGAATGTAAAAAAACATACTTCTGAAAATAATAAAGTAATACAGCTATATAAAAATAAATGGAACCGGAAGTGGTTTATTCCCTTGGGAATACTGATTTTTATATTGATGGTTATTTTAGGCATCAAATATCATGTATATCATAATTATCGCACGCTTGCATCCTCCGGCAATGAAGATACACAATCATCAGGCTATATTCCGTTGGGGGACAGACTTTTGAAATATGGGGATGATGGAGCTTATCTTTTGTCTCAGTCTCACGAAATTCTCTGGAATTATACTTTTGAGATGAGCAATCCTTCTGCGGATGTAAGAGGAGAAAAAGCGGTTATTTATGATAAAAAAGGTACAAAAATGTTTGTCCTGGATAAAAATAAGCCAATATCTGATATGGAGACAAAGTTTCCTATTTTGCAGGCGGAAATTACGGAAAAAGGTTCTGTGGCGGCTGTCTTGCAGGATGGCGAAAAAACATGGATTAATTATTACGCATCTGACGGAAGCGTTATAGCGGAAAATCAGACACGTATAGAAAATCCTGGTTATCCGTTAGATATGACGGTTTCTCCCGGCGGTGAAAATATTGCAGTCAGTTTTTTAATGGTGGAAAACAGCCGTTTAATCAGCAAAGTTATTTTTTATAACTTTGGCGATGCGGGACAGAATAAAGAAGATAATATTGTAGCTGAGTATCAATATGAAAATATTGTTATTCCTCAGATTATTTATCTGGACAATACAACAGCAGTGGCATTTGGAGATAACGGGTATTCCATTTTTAAGGGAATAGAAAATCCGAAAGAAGAGGTAAAAGAAACCATAGAAGAAGAAATTGTCAGTACATTCCATAACGAAAAATATTTTGGATTGGTTTTAAAAGGAACAGGTAAAAAAGAAGGGTACATGATGCAGCTTTATTCACCTTCCGGCAAAAAAATGTTTTCTGAAAAATTTGAGCATGAATATCAAAGCATTGATATCAGTAAAGAGATGATTATACTGTGTGATGGCTCTAAGGTGAGGATGTATAATTTAAAAGGCATTTTAAAATTTGACGGAATAATAGGCGAAGGAGCAGTAAAAAATGTGTTCCAGATGTCTTCCAAACGCTATATGGTAATCTCCGAAAACGGAATTCATACAATCAGTCTAAAATAG
- a CDS encoding phosphopentomutase produces MSKQRVYLIVLDSFGIGHAPDAADFGDEGANTLYTITHSKEYDTPNMRKLGLSCIDGVDYLEKSDNIVGSYGRMQEASKGKDTTIGHWEIAGIVSENALPTYPNGFPKEVLDEFSKRTGREVLCNKPYSGTDVIRDYGEEHVRTGKLIVYTSADSVFQIAAHEDIVPVEELYKYCEIAREILVGEHGVGRVIARPFVGEAPNFQRTTNRHDFSLLPPRDTMLDVLQKEGYDTYGVGKIYDIFAGKGIAHTQRIQGNVDGMEKTIQLQDKDFNGLCFVNLVDFDMLYGHRNDIEGYAKAATVFDKQLGTFMERMQPQDILMITADHGCDPGFKGTDHSRECVPFLAYGEQVKKGVNMGTRKTFSDIAATILDIFGIDSRLDGTSFKDEILK; encoded by the coding sequence ATGAGCAAGCAGAGAGTATATTTGATTGTATTGGACAGTTTTGGAATTGGACATGCACCGGATGCGGCTGATTTTGGAGATGAAGGTGCAAATACACTCTATACAATTACCCATTCAAAGGAATACGATACACCGAATATGAGAAAATTGGGACTTTCTTGTATTGATGGTGTGGATTATCTGGAAAAATCAGATAATATAGTAGGAAGCTATGGAAGGATGCAGGAAGCATCAAAAGGAAAAGATACGACAATCGGACATTGGGAGATTGCAGGTATTGTGTCTGAGAATGCTCTTCCTACTTATCCCAATGGATTTCCAAAGGAAGTTTTAGATGAATTTTCAAAAAGAACAGGCAGAGAAGTGCTTTGCAACAAGCCTTATTCCGGAACGGATGTTATCAGAGACTATGGAGAAGAGCACGTTCGTACAGGAAAGCTGATTGTCTATACATCGGCAGACAGTGTTTTCCAGATTGCTGCACATGAGGACATTGTTCCGGTAGAAGAATTGTACAAATATTGTGAAATTGCCAGAGAGATTTTGGTAGGGGAACATGGCGTAGGACGTGTAATTGCCAGACCGTTTGTAGGGGAAGCGCCAAATTTCCAAAGAACTACAAATCGCCATGATTTTTCACTTTTACCGCCAAGGGACACTATGCTGGATGTTTTGCAAAAAGAAGGATACGATACTTATGGTGTGGGCAAGATTTATGATATTTTTGCAGGGAAGGGTATTGCTCATACTCAGCGTATTCAGGGAAATGTGGATGGAATGGAAAAAACCATACAGCTTCAAGATAAAGATTTTAATGGCTTATGCTTTGTGAATTTAGTGGATTTTGATATGCTTTATGGTCACAGAAATGACATTGAGGGATATGCAAAGGCTGCAACTGTTTTTGATAAGCAGTTGGGAACTTTTATGGAGAGAATGCAGCCGCAGGATATTTTAATGATAACAGCAGACCATGGATGCGATCCAGGATTTAAGGGAACAGACCATTCCAGAGAATGTGTACCGTTTTTAGCTTATGGCGAGCAGGTGAAAAAAGGGGTAAATATGGGAACTCGTAAAACATTTTCCGATATCGCTGCAACCATATTGGACATCTTTGGAATTGACAGCAGATTGGATGGAACCAGCTTTAAGGATGAAATCTTAAAATAG
- a CDS encoding ABC transporter permease: MKNKKKNIFQGEGIASFGSSILAIICGLLFGLIILLASNPSQAYGGFMMILQGGFTDGIQGIGQMLYYATPIIMTGLSVGFAFQTGLFNIGAPGQFTVGAYVAILIGVKCTFLPAGLHCFVAIAGAALAGALWGMVPGLLKAFRNVNEVIASIMMNYIGMYMVNMLIQRTIYDQVKNQSMAVASTANLPKAGLDKIFPNSDINVGILIVIAFVILIYVILNRTTFGYELKACGKNPNASKYAGINAKRNIVLSMVIAGALSGIGGALLYLADSGKYLQVLDIIAPEGFSGISVALLGMSNPIGILFAGLFIGHLTVGGYNMQLFDFAPEVIDMIIAAIIYCGALSLLFRGIIHKIQAGKSKKQTDKANSNLKKEE; encoded by the coding sequence ATGAAAAATAAGAAGAAAAATATTTTTCAGGGAGAAGGCATAGCAAGTTTCGGTTCATCCATTCTTGCGATTATCTGCGGTCTGCTCTTCGGACTTATTATTTTGCTCGCAAGTAATCCGAGTCAGGCATACGGCGGATTTATGATGATTTTGCAGGGGGGATTTACAGACGGTATTCAGGGAATTGGACAGATGCTGTATTACGCAACTCCCATTATTATGACCGGTCTGTCTGTTGGATTTGCATTTCAGACAGGATTGTTTAATATCGGCGCGCCGGGACAGTTTACCGTTGGCGCTTATGTGGCAATTTTAATCGGTGTAAAATGTACCTTCCTTCCGGCAGGACTGCATTGTTTCGTAGCGATTGCAGGCGCTGCTTTGGCAGGCGCATTATGGGGTATGGTTCCCGGTTTATTAAAAGCATTTCGAAATGTAAACGAAGTAATTGCTTCTATTATGATGAATTACATTGGAATGTATATGGTAAATATGTTAATTCAGAGAACCATTTATGACCAGGTAAAGAACCAGTCCATGGCAGTTGCATCGACTGCTAACCTGCCGAAAGCGGGATTGGACAAGATTTTTCCTAATTCCGATATCAATGTAGGAATTCTTATTGTTATTGCTTTTGTAATTTTAATTTATGTGATTTTAAACCGTACTACTTTCGGATACGAATTGAAAGCGTGTGGTAAAAATCCGAATGCAAGTAAATATGCAGGTATCAATGCAAAGAGAAACATTGTATTATCTATGGTAATTGCAGGCGCATTATCCGGTATCGGCGGCGCACTTTTATATCTTGCAGACTCGGGAAAATATCTTCAGGTATTGGATATTATCGCACCGGAAGGATTTTCAGGAATTTCCGTAGCACTTTTGGGAATGTCTAATCCAATCGGTATTCTTTTTGCCGGATTGTTTATCGGACATCTTACCGTAGGCGGTTACAATATGCAGTTGTTTGATTTTGCTCCGGAAGTTATTGATATGATTATTGCGGCAATTATTTACTGTGGAGCGTTGTCCCTGTTATTCAGAGGTATCATTCATAAAATTCAAGCCGGAAAAAGTAAAAAACAGACAGATAAAGCAAACAGCAATCTGAAGAAGGAGGAGTAG
- the cdd gene encoding cytidine deaminase gives MDNLELLEEAKKARLKAYTPYSNFKVGAALLTKSGKVYLGCNIENATYTPTNCAERTAFFKAVSEGEREFEKIAIVGAKDGEDANVMCSPCGVCRQVMMEFCDPKEFQIILANGENTCRVMTLEELLPCGFSSFNLK, from the coding sequence ATGGACAATCTTGAATTGCTGGAGGAAGCAAAAAAAGCCCGATTAAAGGCATATACGCCCTATTCAAATTTTAAAGTAGGCGCAGCGCTTTTGACAAAGAGCGGAAAAGTTTATTTGGGCTGTAATATTGAGAATGCCACATATACACCTACAAATTGTGCGGAAAGAACTGCTTTTTTCAAGGCGGTTTCAGAGGGAGAAAGAGAATTTGAAAAAATAGCCATTGTGGGTGCAAAAGACGGAGAGGATGCAAATGTAATGTGCTCACCTTGCGGGGTGTGCAGGCAGGTAATGATGGAATTTTGTGACCCAAAAGAATTTCAGATTATTCTTGCCAATGGGGAAAATACTTGCAGAGTCATGACTTTAGAGGAGCTTTTGCCCTGTGGCTTTAGTTCATTTAATTTGAAATAA
- a CDS encoding ABC transporter ATP-binding protein produces MEYVIEMNHITKQFGDFKANDDITLRVKKGEIHALLGENGAGKSTLMSVLFGLYQPEAGQIKINGKEVKINNPNDANALGIGMVHQHFKLVHNFTVLESIVLGRETTKGGVLKMDDARKKIMELSERYKFKIDPDAYISDITVGMQQRVEILKMLYCDNDILIFDEPTAVLTPQEIHELMKVMKQLVEEGKSIIFITHKLNEIKEVANRCSVLRKGKYIGTIDVAETSKEAMSEMMVGRKVNFILDKKEITPGDAILEVKNMTIKSKHHGKEAVKNVSFTVRKGEIVTIAGIDGNGQSELVYGITGMMPIDEGQVFLKGKDITHESIRKKCLDGMAHIPEDRHKDGLVLDYDLQQNLVLQSYFTKRFQNHGFLKFDAIRSYAEELIKKFDIRSGQGVNSIVRGMSGGNQQKAIIARELDRNPDIVIAVQPVRGLDVGAIEYIHKQLIAQRDAGKAVLLVSLELDEVMNVSDRILVMYEGEIVADVDPKKVTTEELGLYMAGAKRSVNNEK; encoded by the coding sequence GTGGAATATGTAATTGAAATGAACCATATTACGAAGCAGTTCGGTGATTTTAAAGCTAATGATGATATTACCCTGCGCGTAAAAAAAGGTGAAATCCACGCACTGCTGGGTGAAAACGGAGCAGGTAAATCTACACTGATGAGTGTTCTGTTTGGTTTGTATCAGCCGGAAGCAGGTCAAATTAAAATTAATGGAAAAGAAGTAAAGATTAACAATCCTAATGATGCCAATGCTTTGGGAATTGGAATGGTACATCAGCATTTTAAATTGGTTCATAATTTTACCGTACTGGAAAGTATTGTTTTAGGACGGGAAACAACAAAAGGCGGGGTCCTGAAAATGGATGATGCCCGTAAGAAAATTATGGAATTAAGTGAACGGTATAAATTCAAAATTGATCCGGATGCGTATATCTCCGATATTACAGTAGGTATGCAGCAGCGTGTAGAAATTTTGAAAATGCTGTATTGTGATAATGATATTTTGATTTTTGATGAGCCTACGGCTGTTTTAACTCCACAGGAAATTCATGAGCTTATGAAGGTTATGAAGCAGTTGGTGGAGGAAGGAAAGTCTATTATCTTCATTACACATAAATTAAATGAAATTAAAGAGGTTGCAAATCGATGCAGCGTACTTAGAAAAGGAAAGTATATCGGAACCATTGATGTTGCGGAAACTTCCAAAGAAGCCATGTCAGAGATGATGGTAGGAAGAAAAGTCAATTTCATTCTGGATAAGAAAGAAATTACGCCCGGTGATGCTATTTTGGAAGTAAAGAACATGACGATTAAGTCAAAGCATCATGGCAAAGAAGCAGTAAAGAATGTATCGTTTACCGTACGAAAAGGTGAAATTGTTACCATTGCAGGTATTGACGGAAACGGACAGTCTGAATTGGTATATGGTATTACGGGAATGATGCCTATTGACGAGGGACAGGTCTTCCTAAAAGGAAAAGATATTACTCATGAAAGTATTCGCAAGAAATGTTTGGATGGTATGGCACATATTCCGGAGGACAGACATAAGGATGGTCTGGTTTTGGATTATGACCTTCAGCAAAATCTGGTGCTCCAGAGCTACTTTACAAAACGCTTCCAAAATCATGGATTTTTAAAATTTGATGCAATTCGCAGCTATGCGGAGGAACTGATTAAGAAGTTTGATATTCGTTCCGGACAGGGTGTAAACAGCATTGTAAGAGGAATGTCCGGCGGTAATCAGCAGAAAGCGATTATTGCAAGAGAGCTGGACAGAAATCCTGATATTGTTATTGCAGTGCAGCCGGTTCGAGGACTGGATGTAGGCGCTATTGAATATATCCATAAACAGCTGATTGCACAAAGAGATGCAGGAAAGGCAGTGCTTTTGGTATCCTTAGAGCTGGATGAGGTTATGAATGTAAGTGACAGAATTCTTGTAATGTACGAAGGCGAAATCGTTGCAGATGTAGATCCGAAGAAGGTTACAACGGAAGAACTGGGATTATACATGGCAGGAGCGAAAAGGAGTGTGAACAATGAAAAATAA
- a CDS encoding ABC transporter permease, translating to MDIVYFIMQQTMFFAIPLLIVAIGGMYSERSGVINIALEGIMVIGAFAGVLFINMTQANLSGQGLLLIAIVIAGVTGGIFSLLHAFASINMKADQTISGTALNMFAPAFAIFAARTIQEVQQIQFTDTFQIDKVPVLGDIPVIGPLFFQNCYITTYIGILIFLVAAFVIKKTRFGLRLRACGEHPGAADSVGVNVYKIRYSGVIISGVLAGIGGLVFVVPTSTNFNASVAGYGFLALAVLIFGQWRSNKIFLAAFFFGIMKTLASAYSAIPVLKDLPIPNEIYKMIPYIATLVVLAFFSKNSQAPKAEGIPYDKGSR from the coding sequence ATGGATATTGTATATTTTATTATGCAGCAGACAATGTTTTTTGCCATCCCGCTTCTGATTGTAGCTATTGGCGGTATGTATTCTGAGCGAAGCGGCGTCATTAACATTGCGCTAGAAGGTATTATGGTAATCGGAGCTTTTGCAGGTGTTCTTTTTATCAATATGACACAGGCAAATTTAAGCGGACAGGGGCTCTTGCTCATTGCCATTGTGATTGCAGGCGTTACGGGAGGAATTTTCTCACTGCTTCACGCATTTGCATCTATTAATATGAAAGCGGACCAGACAATCAGCGGTACTGCACTGAACATGTTTGCTCCTGCATTTGCAATTTTTGCAGCAAGAACCATTCAGGAAGTGCAGCAAATTCAGTTTACAGATACTTTCCAGATTGATAAAGTTCCTGTATTGGGAGATATTCCTGTAATTGGACCATTATTTTTCCAGAATTGTTATATTACAACTTATATTGGGATTTTAATTTTCCTTGTAGCAGCTTTTGTAATTAAGAAAACAAGATTTGGATTAAGACTTCGTGCCTGTGGAGAACATCCGGGAGCAGCAGACTCTGTGGGTGTTAATGTTTATAAAATCAGATATTCCGGTGTTATTATTTCCGGTGTTCTTGCCGGAATTGGCGGTTTGGTCTTTGTTGTACCGACTTCCACAAACTTTAATGCAAGCGTTGCGGGATACGGATTTTTGGCATTGGCAGTATTGATTTTCGGACAGTGGAGAAGTAATAAGATTTTTCTGGCAGCATTTTTCTTTGGAATTATGAAAACCTTGGCAAGTGCATATTCTGCTATTCCTGTTTTAAAGGATTTGCCAATTCCAAATGAAATTTATAAAATGATTCCTTATATTGCAACTTTGGTAGTTCTGGCATTCTTCTCTAAGAATTCACAGGCTCCGAAGGCAGAAGGTATTCCTTACGATAAAGGAAGCAGATAA
- the deoC gene encoding deoxyribose-phosphate aldolase, producing MNTSEILSHVDHTLLKAFATWEDIQKLCEEAMEYHTASVCVPPSYIKRIHDTYGEKINICTVVGFPLGYSTTKAKVAETVQAIEDGASEVDMVINIADVKNGDFDKVTEEIRSLKQAAGDKILKVIIETCYLTEEEKIAMCKAVTEAGADYIKTSTGFGTGGATMEDILLFKKFIGPHVKMKAAGGVKSVEDMEAFLEAGCDRIGTSSAISLIKGQSVKGY from the coding sequence ATGAACACAAGTGAAATTTTAAGTCATGTAGACCACACACTTTTGAAAGCTTTTGCAACATGGGAAGATATTCAGAAGCTGTGTGAAGAAGCTATGGAGTACCATACCGCTTCTGTGTGTGTACCCCCAAGTTATATTAAAAGAATTCATGACACTTATGGGGAAAAAATTAACATTTGTACAGTAGTGGGATTTCCTTTGGGATACAGCACTACAAAAGCAAAGGTTGCGGAAACAGTGCAGGCGATTGAAGATGGAGCATCTGAAGTAGATATGGTAATCAACATTGCAGATGTGAAAAACGGTGACTTTGATAAGGTTACCGAGGAAATTAGAAGCCTGAAACAGGCAGCCGGCGATAAAATTTTAAAAGTTATTATTGAAACCTGCTATTTAACAGAGGAAGAAAAGATTGCTATGTGCAAAGCTGTTACAGAAGCAGGTGCAGACTACATTAAGACATCCACCGGATTTGGAACAGGTGGAGCTACAATGGAAGATATTCTTCTGTTTAAGAAGTTTATTGGACCACACGTAAAAATGAAAGCCGCAGGCGGAGTTAAGAGTGTGGAGGATATGGAGGCCTTTCTGGAAGCAGGATGCGACAGAATTGGCACAAGTTCAGCAATTTCCCTGATTAAAGGGCAAAGTGTAAAAGGTTATTAA
- a CDS encoding LysM peptidoglycan-binding domain-containing protein: MIEIVYEKEKQKPEGNEGYFRIPNNIRQIGEITGTQKIYIEDYAYTYLCRIATENSHKGMAAILMGQSNWKDGNSYLFIKSAVALEEMEVSEEHLAFTQEIWNHVYEKNKEYFPEQEVVGWFLSIPGCSMELHEIICQTHLNHFGGNDKILLVREPLEKEEAFYRYEDGKMSRQTGFYVYYEKNEPMRSFLISQNAKQEKKTEEVDDSAVHTFRKKVEMKSETEEKYKFPVFKTVGVCAMAAALAVGVLYANDYKKEKSSKTAVASIKEKEEEPVKVTPVNGTPDENTKSEETEEVKEEIPKEEVQNSQPANVSAQNSYIIQQGDTLTKISIKNYGNAKRVKEICELNQIQENDLIYPGQTILLP; this comes from the coding sequence ATGATAGAGATTGTTTATGAAAAGGAAAAACAAAAGCCTGAGGGAAACGAAGGATATTTTCGTATTCCAAATAACATACGCCAGATAGGGGAAATTACAGGAACACAAAAAATCTATATAGAAGACTATGCGTATACTTATCTTTGTAGAATAGCTACTGAAAATTCTCACAAGGGAATGGCTGCAATTTTAATGGGGCAGTCGAATTGGAAGGATGGAAACTCCTATCTTTTTATAAAAAGTGCAGTAGCTTTGGAAGAAATGGAAGTCAGCGAAGAACATTTGGCGTTTACGCAGGAAATTTGGAACCATGTATATGAGAAGAATAAAGAATATTTTCCGGAGCAGGAGGTAGTGGGCTGGTTTTTATCTATACCGGGGTGTTCTATGGAGCTTCATGAGATTATTTGCCAGACGCACTTAAACCATTTTGGCGGGAACGATAAAATTCTGCTGGTGAGAGAGCCGTTGGAAAAGGAGGAAGCTTTTTATCGCTATGAAGACGGAAAGATGTCAAGGCAGACCGGTTTTTATGTATATTATGAAAAAAATGAGCCTATGAGAAGTTTTTTGATTTCTCAAAATGCCAAACAGGAGAAAAAGACAGAAGAAGTAGACGACTCTGCGGTACATACCTTCCGCAAAAAAGTGGAGATGAAAAGCGAGACAGAAGAAAAATATAAATTTCCGGTATTTAAGACAGTGGGTGTTTGTGCGATGGCAGCTGCACTGGCAGTAGGAGTTCTTTATGCGAATGACTATAAAAAAGAAAAAAGCAGCAAAACCGCTGTTGCCAGCATAAAAGAGAAGGAAGAAGAACCGGTAAAAGTAACACCGGTAAACGGTACACCGGATGAAAACACAAAGTCTGAGGAAACAGAAGAAGTGAAGGAAGAGATTCCCAAAGAAGAAGTTCAAAATTCTCAACCCGCAAATGTATCTGCTCAAAATTCATATATCATTCAGCAGGGAGATACTCTTACAAAAATCAGTATAAAAAATTACGGAAATGCAAAGCGGGTGAAAGAAATCTGTGAATTAAACCAAATACAGGAAAACGATTTGATTTATCCGGGACAAACAATTTTACTACCATAA
- a CDS encoding CvpA family protein codes for MNWLCVIILAIPVMYIFKGFKKGMVKMAVSFLSVFITLAACLILNPHIEKVLKQETKIYESLQEKCENYLIDVMEIQKDGEINEEQQKEAVQKLPLPENITEALFSESSEDGYGGILAENFIKYLAGYLADFIIGTISLFLTFLLINVLVGLLGKVLGTIFSFPILSMMNRMGGAVLGGAKGICMVWIFFLIIAVFWDNAWAQNCYYLIRENSIVSYLYDENIFLYFLKGIMK; via the coding sequence ATGAATTGGTTATGCGTAATAATTTTGGCAATTCCTGTTATGTATATTTTTAAGGGATTTAAAAAGGGAATGGTAAAAATGGCAGTTTCATTTCTGTCGGTATTTATAACCTTGGCGGCTTGCCTTATTCTCAATCCCCATATAGAAAAAGTGCTGAAACAGGAAACAAAAATTTATGAAAGTCTTCAAGAGAAATGTGAAAATTATCTTATAGATGTAATGGAAATACAGAAAGATGGGGAAATAAATGAAGAGCAGCAAAAAGAAGCTGTTCAAAAACTTCCTTTGCCCGAGAATATAACAGAAGCTCTTTTCTCGGAAAGTTCAGAGGATGGATATGGAGGTATCTTAGCAGAGAATTTTATTAAATATCTGGCAGGATATCTGGCAGATTTTATTATAGGAACAATCAGCTTGTTTTTAACATTTCTGCTTATAAATGTTCTAGTGGGTTTATTAGGGAAAGTTCTGGGGACAATTTTTTCTTTTCCTATACTCAGTATGATGAACAGAATGGGCGGCGCTGTTTTAGGTGGAGCAAAGGGAATATGTATGGTATGGATTTTCTTTTTGATAATAGCTGTGTTTTGGGATAATGCTTGGGCGCAGAATTGTTATTATCTGATAAGGGAAAATTCCATTGTCAGTTATTTATATGATGAAAATATATTTCTATATTTTTTAAAAGGAATTATGAAATAA